Genomic window (Pseudovibrio brasiliensis):
TGTATTTGAATATCTTGAAAAGAGATAAGCTGCCTTGGCACATCGAAGATGTATCCATGGCCAACAACCTGCACCTCGTCTAACGACCTTTCGCCTGCAGTGGAGTCGCTCCTGCTGCACGGCCGCATGTCAGCTCGCCATCTGCCTCCTATAGTCCGCCAAAGATGCAGAGAGCAGAAGCCAGCCAAACATGCAGCACTCTCCAAAACAAGTAAATATCAGGCACTCACTCTGAAACCACACCCCCTAAGTGGCCGAAGAACTGTGTCTTGATATAGGCAATACAGTCGGCACCTCCGGTTTGCGCTGCAGGTGTGCCCTGTTTGCTTCAGAATAATGGCGTTTGTCTTAATCCTGTCTTCCAAGTGTTGAGCGCATTGGAGCAGAAGAACGGCACCGGCATGCCTGAGACTTGCTACGGAGACAATATACAGATCACAGCACATCCAAGATTATGCAGATTAATACTCTGTGTGGTCAAGTAATGCGCATGTAACTATCAGCGCCTTGTGTATTGCATAAAGGTATATGTCGCTGTGATCTGTATATAAAAACGATTATTTATTCACATATGGATATTGTTACTTATTGTGATGATCGAATATTTGGATATCTAATAGTTGATGAAGATTTGTGAAGAGAAAAAGATTTCCATTCGTAAGTAAATAAACTTCAGGAAATCACTATTTTCTTCACTCCTTGAGAATTCGGAAAGATCCGTTCTTTCCGCCCAATTGGTAAAGAAGTAAGTAAGAGGACGTTCTTATGACTAAGTTTATGCCAGAGCCATTCAAGATTAAATCTGTTGAACCAATGTACTTCATCGACGACGAGCGTCGTGAAAATGCAATTCAGGAAGCTGGCTTCAACACCTTCCTCATCAAGTCTAAAGACTGCTACATCGACTTGCTGACCGACTCCGGCACCTCCGCAATGTCCGACAAGCAGTGGGCAGGCCTGATGGTCGGCGACGAAGCGTACGCTGGCTCCGAAAACTTCTACAACCTCGAAAAAGTTGTAAAAGAATACTTCGGCTTCAAACACCTGATCCCAACCCACCAGGGCCGCGGTGCTGAAAACATCCTGTCTTCTCTGACCATTAAAGAAGGCGACTACGTCCCAGGCAACATGTACTTCACCACCACACGTTTCCACCAGGAGCGTAACGGTGCGAAGTTCGTAGACGTTATCTGCGACGAAGCTCACGATCCGGATCTGGCAGACGTACCGTTCAAAGGTAACGTTTCCATCGAAAAACTGCAGAAACTGATCGACGAAGTCGGTGGCGACAAGATCCCTTACATCTGTCTTGCAGTAACCGTGAACCTCGCTGGTGGCCAGCCTGTTTCCATGGGCAACATCAAAGCAGTATCCGAACTCTGCCACAAGCACGGCATCAAAGTGATGTACGATGCAACCCGTTGTGTAGAAAACGCATACTTCATCAAAGAGCGTGAAGCTGGCTTCGAAGACAAATCCATCAAGGAAATCCTCTTCGAAATGTTCTCCTACGGCGACGGCTGCACCATGTCCGGCAAAAAAGACTGCCTGACAAACAACGGTGGCTTCCTGTGTGTGAACGACGACGAGCTGTTCGCTGAAGCAAAAGGCATGGTTGTTCAGTTCGAAGGTATGCCTTCCTACGGTGGTCTCGCAGGCCGCGACATGGAAGCAATGGCAATCGGCATCAAAGAGTCCTGTGAGTTCGACTACATCTCACACCGCGTAAACCAGATCCGTTACCTGGGTGAGCGTCTGGACGCAGCTGGCGTGCCAATGGTTAAGCCTTACGGCGGTCACGCAATCTTCCTCGATGCA
Coding sequences:
- a CDS encoding tyrosine phenol-lyase; the protein is MTKFMPEPFKIKSVEPMYFIDDERRENAIQEAGFNTFLIKSKDCYIDLLTDSGTSAMSDKQWAGLMVGDEAYAGSENFYNLEKVVKEYFGFKHLIPTHQGRGAENILSSLTIKEGDYVPGNMYFTTTRFHQERNGAKFVDVICDEAHDPDLADVPFKGNVSIEKLQKLIDEVGGDKIPYICLAVTVNLAGGQPVSMGNIKAVSELCHKHGIKVMYDATRCVENAYFIKEREAGFEDKSIKEILFEMFSYGDGCTMSGKKDCLTNNGGFLCVNDDELFAEAKGMVVQFEGMPSYGGLAGRDMEAMAIGIKESCEFDYISHRVNQIRYLGERLDAAGVPMVKPYGGHAIFLDARAFLPHLEQDKFPAQALAAAIYRTSGVRTMERGIVSAGRNIETGDHHRPKLETVRLTIPRRVYTYAHMDYVADAIIELYKNRESIKGLEFTFEPKVLRFFTGRFAEV